A genomic segment from Flavobacterium inviolabile encodes:
- the dnaA gene encoding chromosomal replication initiator protein DnaA, giving the protein MNKTAQSVWENCLSFIKDNIQDQAYKTWFEPIKAVELTDNALYIQVPSKFFYEWLEEHYVKLLKVALTKELGASAKLLYKIKMENTYGNKLPFTEQLPSVSRPPVKPQEVDVPIQNKNPELKNPFIIPGIRNVKIESQLNANYSFDNFLEGESNRLARSAGMAVANKPGGTSFNPLLLFGGVGLGKTHLAHAIGVEIKEKHPEKTVLYISAEVFTQQYIDSVKKNTRNDFIHFYQLIDVLIIDDVQFLSGKAGTQDVFFHIFNYLHQNGKQVILTSDKAPVDMQDIEQRLLSRFKWGLSAEIQQPDYETRTAILKNILYRDGVEMPDEIVEYVAKNIKTNVRELEGAIISLIAQSSFNKREVTTELAKQVVEKFVKNVKREVSIDYIQKVVSDYFQLDIETLQSKTRKRDVVQARQLAMFFAKKFTKASLANIGSQIGDRDHATVLHACKTVDNLVSTDKQFKKYVDDIHKKLSL; this is encoded by the coding sequence CATTATATATTCAGGTACCTAGTAAGTTTTTTTACGAATGGCTGGAAGAACATTATGTAAAATTGCTCAAAGTTGCCTTAACAAAAGAACTTGGAGCGAGCGCAAAGTTACTTTATAAAATTAAAATGGAAAACACTTATGGCAATAAACTACCGTTCACGGAGCAGCTGCCAAGTGTTAGTCGTCCACCGGTAAAACCACAGGAAGTTGACGTACCGATTCAGAATAAAAATCCGGAGTTAAAAAATCCGTTTATCATACCGGGAATCCGCAATGTAAAAATCGAATCCCAGTTAAATGCCAATTACAGTTTCGACAATTTCCTGGAAGGGGAATCCAACCGTTTGGCCCGTTCTGCCGGTATGGCTGTTGCCAACAAACCGGGCGGAACTTCTTTTAATCCGTTATTGCTTTTTGGCGGTGTCGGATTGGGAAAAACCCACCTGGCACATGCTATTGGTGTGGAGATCAAAGAGAAGCATCCGGAGAAAACCGTACTGTATATTTCGGCAGAGGTTTTCACACAACAATATATCGATTCGGTTAAAAAGAATACCCGTAACGACTTCATTCACTTCTATCAGTTAATTGATGTACTGATCATTGATGACGTTCAGTTCCTTTCCGGAAAAGCCGGAACACAGGATGTATTCTTCCATATCTTTAATTATTTGCACCAAAATGGAAAACAGGTTATCCTTACTTCCGACAAAGCACCTGTGGACATGCAGGATATTGAACAACGCTTACTTTCCCGTTTTAAATGGGGATTGTCTGCCGAAATTCAACAGCCGGATTATGAAACCAGAACCGCTATCTTAAAAAATATTTTATACCGCGACGGCGTGGAAATGCCGGACGAGATTGTAGAATATGTAGCCAAGAACATCAAAACCAATGTCCGTGAACTGGAAGGCGCCATCATTTCATTGATCGCACAATCTTCTTTCAACAAACGGGAAGTAACTACCGAATTAGCCAAACAAGTCGTTGAGAAATTTGTTAAGAATGTAAAACGTGAAGTTTCTATTGATTATATTCAAAAAGTGGTTTCCGATTATTTCCAGTTGGACATCGAAACTTTGCAATCCAAAACCAGAAAGCGTGACGTGGTTCAGGCAAGACAGCTGGCAATGTTTTTCGCTAAAAAATTCACAAAAGCTTCTTTAGCCAATATCGGATCACAAATTGGCGACAGGGATCACGCAACCGTTTTACACGCCTGTAAGACTGTTGACAATCTTGTTTCTACCGATAAGCAATTCAAAAAATACGTAGACGATATCCACAAGAAGTTATCCTTATAA
- a CDS encoding low molecular weight protein-tyrosine-phosphatase, producing the protein MPIKILMVCLGNICRSPLAEGILKSKLPRESFFVDSAGTGGWHAGELPDNRSILTAKNKGIDITDQRARQFKLSDFQNFDYIFAMDNSNFKDIIRLAPDDTAKLKVKLILNELYPGENIAVPDPYYGEQNGFEQVYNLLNDACDIIADKLKNQHL; encoded by the coding sequence ATGCCTATAAAGATTTTAATGGTTTGTCTGGGGAACATCTGCCGCTCCCCGCTGGCTGAGGGAATTTTAAAAAGTAAACTTCCCCGGGAATCTTTTTTTGTAGATTCTGCCGGAACCGGAGGATGGCATGCCGGAGAGCTTCCCGACAATCGTTCTATACTGACCGCAAAAAACAAAGGTATTGATATTACCGACCAGCGGGCCCGTCAATTTAAGTTATCCGATTTCCAAAACTTTGATTATATCTTCGCCATGGACAATTCCAACTTTAAAGACATTATCCGCCTGGCTCCTGACGACACTGCAAAATTAAAAGTCAAACTCATTTTAAATGAGCTTTATCCCGGTGAAAACATCGCCGTTCCCGATCCTTATTATGGCGAACAAAACGGTTTCGAACAAGTTTACAATTTACTGAACGATGCCTGCGATATTATTGCCGACAAATTAAAAAACCAGCACTTATGA
- a CDS encoding SAM-dependent methyltransferase, with the protein MKPTALYGKLYLIPTTLGEMNPEDVLPQTIKRSIDFIDYYIVENEKTARRFIKSVHAEKKQPDLKISVLNKHTEASEHNAFIQPLLEGQNIGLMSEAGCPGVADPGAAIVKIAHEKGIQVVPLVGPSSILLAIMASGMNGQSFAFNGYLPIDKSEKKQALKNFEKLSHDKNQSQLFIETPYRNNKLMEDLLQILQPSTHLCIACDITLPTEFIKTRTVNEWKKNKVDLHNRPCIFIIHKMN; encoded by the coding sequence ATGAAACCAACCGCTCTTTATGGCAAGTTATACCTGATACCAACAACTTTAGGAGAAATGAATCCCGAAGATGTATTACCGCAAACCATAAAAAGAAGCATTGATTTCATTGATTACTATATCGTTGAAAACGAAAAAACCGCCCGCCGGTTTATCAAGAGCGTACATGCCGAAAAAAAACAGCCGGATTTAAAAATTTCCGTACTGAACAAACACACCGAAGCTTCCGAGCACAATGCCTTTATACAACCGCTTTTAGAAGGTCAGAACATTGGTTTAATGAGTGAAGCCGGTTGTCCCGGTGTAGCCGATCCCGGTGCGGCCATTGTAAAAATCGCTCATGAAAAAGGCATTCAGGTTGTTCCTTTAGTAGGTCCATCATCTATTCTTTTAGCAATCATGGCTTCCGGAATGAACGGGCAGAGTTTTGCCTTTAACGGTTACCTTCCGATTGACAAATCGGAGAAAAAACAAGCCCTGAAAAATTTTGAAAAGCTGTCACACGATAAGAACCAGTCGCAATTATTTATTGAAACACCTTATCGCAACAACAAGCTGATGGAAGATTTGTTACAGATTCTGCAGCCCAGCACACATCTTTGCATTGCCTGCGATATTACCCTGCCTACAGAGTTTATCAAAACCAGAACGGTGAACGAGTGGAAAAAAAATAAGGTCGATTTACATAACCGACCTTGTATTTTTATTATTCATAAAATGAATTAA
- a CDS encoding peptidoglycan-binding protein LysM: protein MIKRWTYFLGLILLITLISSGFKAFEVEKLEGFHVEDDEVITYLVPTEEETSKVFFNFPFTGKSYVGFKQAIAVKESLGLYDLVNPFGYMGKYQFGKSTLRTVGIYNAAEFLKNPKMQEKAFKALLARNKWELRKEIDRYEGKVIRGVKITESGILAAAHLGGAGSVKSFLRSNGANGFTDGFGTSLRSYMKRFGGYDTSNIVANPDAKVKMN, encoded by the coding sequence ATGATAAAAAGATGGACTTACTTTTTAGGATTGATACTCCTAATCACCTTAATCAGTTCTGGTTTTAAAGCTTTCGAGGTAGAAAAATTAGAAGGATTTCATGTAGAGGATGATGAAGTGATCACGTATTTAGTTCCCACAGAGGAAGAAACAAGCAAAGTATTTTTCAATTTCCCTTTTACCGGTAAATCTTATGTAGGCTTCAAGCAGGCAATTGCTGTGAAAGAGTCATTAGGACTATATGACCTGGTTAACCCTTTTGGTTATATGGGGAAATACCAGTTCGGGAAAAGCACCCTGAGAACGGTTGGAATTTATAATGCTGCTGAGTTTCTGAAAAACCCTAAAATGCAGGAGAAAGCTTTTAAAGCGCTTCTGGCCCGTAATAAATGGGAGTTACGAAAAGAGATTGACCGTTACGAAGGTAAAGTGATCAGAGGCGTGAAAATTACAGAATCAGGAATTCTGGCTGCGGCACACTTGGGTGGTGCAGGATCTGTAAAAAGCTTTTTGAGAAGTAATGGTGCAAACGGATTTACAGACGGTTTCGGAACTTCACTGCGAAGTTATATGAAACGATTTGGAGGATACGATACATCTAATATTGTAGCCAATCCGGATGCAAAAGTAAAGATGAATTAA
- a CDS encoding DUF2279 domain-containing protein: MVPTKKEQLVYGSTLGFAFLTAVETFDGFSQEWGASWGDVVANASGTLLYVSQELLWKEQRITPKFSFHTTRYAAMRPDVLGKDLKEQLLKDYNGQTYWLSANIQAFTKTEMLPEWLSFAVGYSAEGMLSGRAETLPPEFASESRRYRQILFSLDIDFKKIKTKSPVLKTVFSILNTVKIPAPALELSDFSRLRGHWFYF, encoded by the coding sequence GTGGTGCCGACAAAAAAAGAACAGTTAGTATATGGTTCCACTTTAGGCTTTGCCTTTTTAACGGCAGTGGAAACCTTTGATGGATTTTCTCAGGAATGGGGAGCATCCTGGGGCGATGTGGTGGCTAATGCTTCCGGAACTCTGTTGTATGTGTCGCAGGAACTGCTGTGGAAAGAACAGCGCATCACACCGAAATTTTCATTTCATACCACCCGTTATGCCGCGATGCGGCCGGATGTTTTGGGGAAAGATTTAAAAGAACAGCTGCTAAAGGATTATAACGGACAGACGTACTGGCTTTCGGCAAATATACAGGCCTTTACCAAAACGGAAATGCTGCCGGAATGGCTCAGCTTTGCAGTGGGCTATAGTGCCGAAGGAATGCTGTCCGGAAGAGCGGAAACCTTACCGCCCGAATTTGCTTCTGAAAGCCGGCGGTATCGCCAAATCTTATTTAGTCTGGATATAGATTTTAAAAAAATTAAAACAAAATCTCCGGTTTTGAAAACAGTTTTCTCGATTTTAAACACCGTAAAAATTCCCGCTCCCGCTTTGGAACTCAGCGACTTCAGTAGGCTCCGCGGGCATTGGTTCTATTTTTAG
- the mltG gene encoding endolytic transglycosylase MltG, protein MKVKKIISIFSVVLLFIALIYGYILYNKVFSANTKFSENETFVYVPTDATYPQVQKILEPYVNNMEYFDFVASKRGYDQNVVSGKFLLTNGMSSFDIVRALRKNVPVKMAFNNQESLGKLVQRLSSQIEPDSITLMKTFTDSTFMAENGFTEDNVLSMFIPNTYEFYWNTTGIKVRDKMIKEYRKFWNEDRLAKAKALDLTPLEVSALAAIVHKETAKVDERPRVAGVYLNRLKVDMPLQADPTVIYAVKRESGDFDRVIKRVLYEDLKINSPYNTYIHTGLPPGPIAMPDINAIDAVLNAEKHDYIYFCASVEKFGYHEFAATLAQHGVNKKKYVEWLAKQGINR, encoded by the coding sequence TTGAAAGTAAAGAAAATTATCAGCATCTTTTCGGTGGTATTGCTATTTATCGCTTTGATTTATGGTTATATACTGTATAATAAAGTGTTTTCTGCCAATACTAAATTTTCGGAAAATGAAACCTTTGTATATGTACCCACCGATGCGACCTATCCGCAAGTGCAGAAAATATTGGAGCCTTACGTAAACAATATGGAATATTTTGATTTTGTCGCTTCCAAAAGAGGGTACGATCAGAATGTGGTATCCGGAAAATTCCTTTTAACAAACGGAATGAGCAGCTTTGATATCGTAAGAGCTTTACGCAAAAATGTACCGGTGAAAATGGCTTTTAACAATCAGGAATCCCTGGGGAAATTAGTGCAGCGATTATCGTCTCAGATTGAACCGGACAGCATTACTTTGATGAAAACCTTTACCGATTCTACGTTTATGGCAGAAAACGGTTTTACAGAAGATAATGTTTTGAGTATGTTTATCCCGAACACCTATGAATTTTACTGGAATACCACAGGAATCAAGGTGCGCGATAAAATGATCAAGGAATACCGTAAATTCTGGAATGAAGACCGCCTGGCAAAAGCAAAAGCATTGGACTTAACGCCATTGGAAGTGTCTGCATTAGCTGCTATTGTACATAAAGAAACAGCAAAAGTGGACGAAAGACCAAGGGTTGCCGGTGTTTATCTGAACCGTTTAAAAGTAGACATGCCGCTTCAGGCAGATCCAACGGTTATTTATGCAGTAAAAAGAGAAAGCGGTGATTTCGACAGAGTGATCAAACGCGTACTGTATGAAGACCTGAAAATTAACTCTCCTTATAATACCTATATTCATACAGGATTGCCGCCGGGACCAATCGCGATGCCGGATATTAACGCTATCGATGCGGTTTTAAATGCCGAAAAACACGATTATATCTATTTCTGTGCAAGTGTTGAAAAATTCGGATACCATGAATTTGCGGCAACTTTGGCGCAGCATGGTGTGAACAAAAAGAAATATGTGGAATGGCTTGCCAAACAGGGCATCAATCGTTAA
- a CDS encoding GNAT family N-acetyltransferase yields MVTLKGDKIYLRALEPEDLEFVYAVENDEAIWEVSNTQTPYSRFLIRQYLENAQQDIYEAKQLRLAICKNDDFKAIGLIDLFDFDPKNRRAGIGIVIKNTEDRSKGVGKEALRLLIAFAFEQLQLHQLYANISQENVASIQLFTTFGFQCIGVKKDWVRTQNRFTDEGVYQLIHQS; encoded by the coding sequence TTGGTAACACTAAAAGGAGATAAAATTTATCTGAGAGCTTTGGAACCCGAAGATCTTGAATTTGTGTATGCTGTCGAAAATGACGAAGCGATTTGGGAAGTAAGCAATACGCAAACCCCATATAGCCGCTTTTTAATACGGCAGTATCTTGAAAATGCACAGCAGGATATCTATGAAGCCAAACAATTGCGGCTGGCGATTTGTAAAAACGATGATTTTAAAGCAATAGGCCTGATCGATTTGTTTGATTTTGATCCGAAAAATCGGAGAGCCGGAATCGGGATCGTTATAAAAAACACGGAAGACCGGAGTAAAGGTGTTGGAAAAGAGGCGTTACGCTTACTGATTGCGTTTGCATTTGAGCAATTGCAATTACATCAATTGTATGCAAATATTAGTCAAGAAAATGTAGCGAGTATTCAGCTTTTTACTACTTTTGGCTTCCAATGCATCGGGGTGAAGAAGGATTGGGTTCGCACCCAAAACCGGTTTACCGATGAAGGAGTTTATCAATTAATTCATCAATCTTAA
- the dapF gene encoding diaminopimelate epimerase, giving the protein MKVTFYKYQGTGNDFVMIDNRQLTFPKNDTKLVAYLCDRRFGIGADGLILLENDESTDFRMVYYNSDGNESSMCGNGGRCIVAFAKELNLINDQTTFIATDGLHHATIAANGIVSLQMKDVDTVEQHENHVFLNTGSPHHVELVDDLKIFDVRNEGARIRYSDLYGKTGSNVNFVAQTGTDKFSVRTYERGVEDETLSCGTGVTAVAIAMKATGKTTGSVIELEVEGGKLEVSFQEKNGFFTQVFLKGPATRVFKGEIDFS; this is encoded by the coding sequence ATGAAAGTAACTTTTTATAAATATCAGGGAACGGGTAATGACTTCGTTATGATCGATAACCGTCAGTTGACATTTCCCAAAAATGATACCAAACTGGTAGCATATCTGTGCGACAGAAGATTTGGCATAGGTGCCGACGGATTGATACTGCTGGAAAATGACGAATCGACAGATTTTCGTATGGTGTATTATAACTCAGACGGAAACGAAAGTTCCATGTGTGGAAACGGAGGCCGCTGTATCGTGGCTTTTGCAAAAGAACTGAACCTTATTAACGATCAGACCACTTTTATAGCGACAGACGGTTTGCATCATGCAACTATCGCGGCTAATGGTATCGTGTCGCTGCAAATGAAAGATGTGGATACGGTGGAGCAGCATGAAAACCATGTATTCTTAAATACCGGTTCGCCGCATCACGTGGAATTGGTGGACGATTTGAAGATCTTTGATGTTAGAAACGAAGGTGCCCGGATCCGGTACAGCGATTTGTACGGAAAAACGGGGAGTAATGTGAACTTTGTAGCCCAAACGGGAACGGACAAATTTTCAGTGCGCACCTACGAAAGAGGGGTGGAAGATGAAACGCTTTCCTGCGGAACCGGAGTAACGGCTGTGGCAATCGCCATGAAAGCAACCGGAAAAACAACCGGTTCTGTGATTGAACTGGAAGTAGAAGGCGGAAAACTGGAAGTGAGCTTTCAGGAAAAAAACGGCTTTTTTACCCAGGTTTTTCTAAAAGGCCCGGCTACCCGGGTTTTTAAAGGAGAAATCGATTTTTCATAA
- a CDS encoding trypsin-like peptidase domain-containing protein yields the protein MKRLSSLLLVSLLSGAITLGAYKVLFDRNSPNDSRLSIASDNYTRNVSLGAENMDFTAAAENAVHTVVHVKNVSVSKIPSSPLMEFFYGYRGDQQQTQIGTGSGVIITEDGYIVTNNHVIQNATELEVTLNNNKTYKARLIGTDSKMDIALLKVDADEKLPYATFGNSDNLKVGEWVLAVGNPYNLTSTVTAGIVSAKARNLSNNGIQSFIQTDAAVNPGNSGGALVNTRGELIGINTMISSVTGSYVGYSFAVPSNITRKIIEDLMEYGNVQRGVLGVEGTDLNSAASKEFGVKLTQGFYITNVSKKSGAEKSGLRKGDIIVKLDNQNINSYADLSSYINTKRPNDVVIAGIIRDGDRRDVKIELTKRELLNYEFNGLELEDIGAAEKKMFNINYGVKIKDVTSGNLLKYANDLKGSIILNVDGAKATDIETVSRALARKGEDQSVRLEIITKKGVLVQVITQ from the coding sequence ATGAAAAGATTATCAAGCTTATTATTAGTTTCACTGTTAAGCGGAGCTATTACTCTGGGAGCTTACAAAGTTTTATTTGACCGCAATTCTCCCAATGATTCCAGACTTTCTATCGCATCAGACAATTACACCAGAAATGTAAGTTTAGGAGCTGAGAACATGGATTTTACAGCTGCTGCCGAGAATGCGGTACACACTGTTGTTCACGTTAAAAACGTTTCGGTTTCCAAAATACCGTCGAGCCCGTTAATGGAGTTCTTTTACGGTTACAGAGGTGACCAGCAGCAAACGCAAATCGGTACCGGTTCCGGTGTTATTATTACGGAAGACGGTTATATCGTAACGAACAATCACGTGATCCAGAATGCTACCGAACTGGAAGTTACCTTAAATAATAATAAGACGTATAAAGCCAGATTAATCGGTACCGACAGTAAAATGGATATCGCTTTACTGAAAGTAGATGCCGATGAAAAGCTGCCGTATGCCACATTTGGAAATTCCGACAATCTTAAGGTAGGCGAATGGGTTCTGGCTGTTGGTAATCCGTATAACCTTACTTCAACAGTAACTGCCGGAATTGTTTCGGCCAAAGCCAGAAATCTTTCCAACAACGGCATTCAGTCGTTTATACAAACCGATGCTGCCGTTAATCCCGGAAACAGCGGCGGTGCGTTAGTGAATACCCGTGGTGAGCTGATCGGGATCAACACGATGATCTCTTCGGTAACCGGTTCGTATGTGGGGTATTCTTTTGCCGTGCCGTCCAACATTACCCGTAAAATCATTGAAGATTTAATGGAATACGGAAATGTACAACGCGGTGTACTGGGTGTTGAAGGAACCGATTTGAACAGTGCCGCTTCAAAAGAATTTGGCGTGAAACTGACACAGGGCTTTTACATCACCAATGTTTCTAAAAAATCCGGTGCGGAAAAATCCGGATTACGCAAAGGCGATATTATCGTTAAACTGGACAATCAGAATATCAATTCGTATGCAGATCTCTCCTCATATATCAACACCAAACGTCCGAATGATGTGGTGATTGCCGGCATTATCCGCGATGGCGACCGCAGGGATGTAAAAATCGAGCTTACCAAAAGAGAGCTGCTGAATTATGAGTTTAACGGACTGGAGCTTGAAGACATTGGCGCTGCCGAAAAGAAAATGTTCAACATTAATTACGGGGTAAAAATAAAAGATGTAACCAGCGGCAATCTTCTGAAATATGCAAACGATTTAAAAGGCAGCATTATCTTAAATGTTGACGGTGCAAAAGCCACCGACATTGAAACGGTGTCCCGCGCTTTAGCCCGAAAAGGAGAAGATCAATCGGTTCGCTTAGAAATAATTACCAAAAAAGGAGTGCTTGTACAAGTCATCACCCAATAA
- a CDS encoding glyceraldehyde-3-phosphate dehydrogenase, with the protein MNNNSAVYEKELAFQADRRRAGVEFIKIISDLWYDKSIELVLFRNQLIDRNVSDIINLHEYAGEFVQKPINIFDSVEIARAIESLDLPPSRIDIGKLTYEYHLEDDKYNDATAFVLDKLKNAKDTQDIQPKDVVLYGFGRIGRLLARELMSKIGKGQQLRLRAIVTRDKNDAVLLEKRASLLRYDSVHGDFEGSVIADPENNALIINGTTVHIITANAPEDIDYTKYGINDALVIDNTGAFTTEEALSRHLTSKGADKVLLTAPGKGVPNIVYGVNHNDYNPDEVKIYSAASCTTNAITPILKAVEDTLGVVKGHLETIHAYTNDQNLVDNMHKKYRRGRAAALNMVITETGAGSAVAKALPSLAGKLTSNAIRVPVPNGSLVVLNLEVEKATSKDGVNDIMKQYALEGELVEQIKYSLNNELVSSDIVGTSAPSIFDSNATIVSADGKNVVMYVWYDNEYGYSHQVIRLAKYIAKVRRYMYY; encoded by the coding sequence ATGAACAACAATAGTGCTGTATACGAAAAAGAGTTGGCTTTTCAGGCAGACAGAAGAAGAGCTGGCGTTGAATTTATCAAAATTATTAGCGACTTATGGTATGACAAATCAATTGAATTAGTTCTTTTCAGAAACCAATTGATCGACAGAAATGTAAGTGATATTATCAACTTACACGAATATGCAGGAGAATTTGTTCAAAAACCAATCAATATTTTCGATTCAGTAGAGATCGCAAGAGCTATCGAGTCTTTGGATTTACCACCTTCCCGTATTGATATTGGAAAACTTACTTATGAATATCATCTGGAAGATGATAAATATAACGATGCAACCGCTTTTGTTTTAGACAAACTGAAAAACGCAAAAGACACGCAGGACATCCAGCCGAAAGACGTTGTTTTATACGGTTTTGGCCGTATCGGACGTTTACTGGCACGTGAATTAATGTCTAAAATCGGCAAAGGACAACAATTGCGTTTAAGAGCTATTGTTACCCGTGATAAAAATGACGCTGTACTTCTTGAAAAAAGAGCTTCTTTATTGCGTTATGATTCTGTTCACGGTGATTTCGAAGGTTCTGTAATTGCTGATCCGGAAAACAATGCTTTGATTATTAACGGAACAACAGTACACATCATTACTGCCAATGCTCCGGAAGATATCGATTATACAAAATATGGTATTAACGACGCTTTGGTAATTGACAATACCGGTGCTTTTACAACAGAAGAAGCCCTAAGCCGTCACTTAACTTCAAAAGGTGCCGACAAAGTATTGTTAACTGCTCCAGGAAAAGGCGTACCGAATATCGTTTATGGTGTTAACCACAACGATTACAATCCGGATGAAGTAAAAATTTACTCTGCCGCTTCCTGTACAACAAACGCAATCACTCCTATTTTAAAAGCGGTAGAAGATACGTTAGGTGTTGTAAAAGGACACTTGGAAACGATCCACGCCTATACAAACGACCAGAATCTGGTTGACAACATGCACAAAAAATACCGTCGTGGAAGAGCTGCAGCTTTAAACATGGTTATTACCGAAACTGGTGCCGGAAGCGCTGTTGCAAAAGCTTTGCCTTCTTTAGCCGGAAAATTAACATCCAATGCTATCCGTGTACCGGTTCCAAACGGTTCGTTAGTAGTATTGAATTTAGAGGTTGAAAAAGCAACTTCTAAAGATGGTGTAAACGACATTATGAAACAATATGCTTTAGAAGGGGAACTTGTAGAGCAAATCAAATATTCTTTAAATAACGAACTGGTATCGTCTGATATCGTTGGAACTTCTGCTCCTTCAATTTTCGACAGCAATGCAACTATTGTTTCTGCTGACGGGAAAAATGTGGTTATGTATGTTTGGTATGATAACGAATACGGCTATAGCCACCAGGTAATTCGTTTGGCTAAATACATTGCTAAAGTAAGACGTTACATGTACTATTAA
- a CDS encoding D-2-hydroxyacid dehydrogenase family protein, with protein MKIIIPDDYQNAVMHLDCFKLLKDHQVVIYNETEQDIDKLAAKFSDADALVLIRERTEISEALLSRLPNLKLISQTGKISHHLDLNACTRHKVAVAEGVGSPVAPSELTWALIMNAVRQLPQAIQAMKDGKWQVNIGSTVHGKTIGIWGYGKIGKKVAQYAQAFGATVLVWGSENSRNEAVKDGFQAASGKSDFFRNADIITLHLRLNGETTGIVTESDLLDMKKEAIIVNTSRAELIAAGALASALKKGHPGFAAVDVYEQEPVYDPDYELLQIPNVICTPHLGYVEQNSYELYFEKAFENVIHYASGKPSNIVNPEVL; from the coding sequence ATGAAAATCATAATTCCGGACGATTATCAAAATGCCGTAATGCATTTGGACTGCTTTAAACTTCTTAAAGACCACCAGGTTGTTATTTACAATGAAACCGAACAAGACATTGATAAACTGGCGGCAAAATTTTCGGATGCCGATGCTTTGGTACTGATACGGGAGCGAACGGAAATTTCGGAAGCCCTGCTTTCCCGTCTGCCCAATTTAAAACTCATCAGTCAAACGGGAAAAATATCGCATCATTTAGACCTGAATGCCTGCACCCGCCATAAGGTTGCCGTTGCGGAAGGTGTCGGTTCGCCCGTTGCGCCTTCAGAGTTAACATGGGCTTTGATCATGAATGCCGTGCGCCAGTTGCCGCAGGCCATCCAGGCAATGAAAGACGGAAAATGGCAGGTCAACATCGGCAGCACTGTTCACGGTAAGACTATCGGGATTTGGGGTTATGGCAAGATCGGTAAAAAAGTAGCGCAATATGCCCAGGCATTTGGTGCTACCGTATTGGTATGGGGCAGCGAAAATTCCCGGAATGAGGCTGTAAAAGACGGTTTTCAGGCCGCTTCCGGCAAGTCCGATTTTTTCCGGAATGCCGATATCATTACTTTACACCTGCGCCTGAACGGCGAAACAACCGGAATTGTAACAGAAAGTGATTTACTGGACATGAAAAAGGAGGCTATTATTGTCAACACAAGCCGGGCAGAGCTAATCGCGGCAGGTGCTTTAGCAAGCGCTCTTAAAAAAGGACATCCGGGCTTTGCCGCTGTAGATGTTTACGAACAGGAACCGGTTTATGATCCGGATTATGAGCTGCTGCAAATACCTAATGTTATCTGTACGCCGCATCTGGGTTATGTTGAACAGAACAGTTATGAACTTTACTTTGAAAAGGCTTTTGAAAATGTTATTCATTATGCCAGCGGGAAGCCTTCGAATATTGTGAATCCGGAGGTTTTATGA